The Cloacibacterium caeni region TTGATGACAATTTTATTGATTTTGTCCAGAATTCTTTGAGGCTTGTCAAAAAACGTTTCTACTGCAAGTTTATCTTTCAGCTCTAGAGCTCGTTTTAGTCCTGCAACTCGCACTCGGAAAAATTCATCTAAATTATTAGAGAAAATTCCTAAAAATCTAATTCTCAGGTGTAATGGAACGGTTTCGTCCATCGCTTCTTGCAAAACTCTTGCATTAAAACCTAACCAGGTAATGTCTCTAGGATTGAATTGTGGCATATCTGTAAAAAGTTTTATCCAAATATAATGATAAACATGGGAATAGAGAAGTGAAATGGAGATTTTAAAAGATGACAGTTTTTAAGAAAATGTCAATTTGTCACAATTTTCTCAATGGTATAAAATTGGAGAAATCCAAGTCAAATTAGTTAAGTAAAAAATAAAATATAAATATTATGAGCAAAATTATCGGAATTGATTTAGGTACTACCAACTCTTGCGTTGCGGTAATGGAAGGTAAAGATCCTGTAGTTATCCCAAATGCAGAAGGTAAAAGAACCACACCATCTATTGTAGCATTTACAGAAGATGGAGAAAGAAAAGTAGGTGATCCTGCAAAAAGACAAGCAGTAACGAATCCTACTAAAACTGTTTATTCTATCAAGAGATTCATCGGAACACAGTTTACTAAAGATAAAGAAGAAATTTCTAGAGTTCCTTATGCTGTAGTAGCTGGACCAAATGATACTGTAAAAGTAAAAATAGACGATAGAGAATATACAGCACAAGAAATTTCTGCCATGATTCTTCAAAAAATGAAGAAAACGGCTGAAGATTTCCTTGGTCAAGAAGTAACCAGAGCAGTAATTACGGTTCCTGCATACTTTAACGATGCACAAAGACAAGCTACAAAAGAAGCTGGTGAAATTGCTGGTCTTAAAGTAGAAAGAATCATCAACGAACCTACTGCTGCAGCTTTAGCTTACGGTTTAGATAAAGTAGGTAAAAAAGACTTAAACGTAGTTGTTTTCGACTGTGGAGGTGGTACTCATGACGTTTCTGTACTAGAAATGTACGAAGTAGATGGTAACGCATCTTTCGAAGTAAAAGCTACTGATGGTGATACTCACCTTGGTGGTGACGACTTTGATAACGTAATCATCGATTGGATGGCAGATGAATTCAAATCTGAAGAAGGAGTAGATCTTAAATCTGATGCTATTGCACTTCAACGTTTAAAAGAAGCTGCTGAAAAAGCAAAAATTGAATTGTCTTCTTCTACTCAAACTGAAATCAACTTACCATATATCACGGCTACTGCAACTGGTCCTAAACACTTAGTGAAAACATTGACCAGAGCTAAATTTGAGCAATTGGCACATGATTTAATTCAAAGAACCATCGAACCATGTAAAACTGCTCTTAGAAATGCTGGAATGAGCACTTCTGATATTGACGAAATCATCTTAGTAGGAGGTTCTACCAGAATTCCTGCAGTCCAAGAAGCGGTAGAAAAATTCTTCGGAAAAGCGCCTTCAAAAGGGGTAAATCCAGACGAAGTAGTAGCAATTGGTGCTGCAATTCAAGGGGGAGTTTTAACGGGTGATGTAAAAGATGTTCTTTTATTAGATGTAACTCCGCTTTCTTTAGGAATTGAAACAATGGGTTCGGTTTTCACTAAATTAATTGAAGCGAATACTACCATTCCTACCAAAAAATCTGAAGTTTTCTCTACAGCAAGTGATAATCAGCCTGCGGTAACCATCAGAGTAGGACAAGGAGAAAGACCAATGTTTAATGACAACAAAGAAATTGGTAGATTTGATTTAGTAGATATTCCACCTGCACCAAGAGGAGTTCCACAAATTGAGGTAACTTTTGATATCGATGCAAACGGTATTCTACATGTTTCTGCTAAAGATAAAGGAACTGGTAAAGAGCAATCGATTAAAATCCAAGCATCTTCTGGACTTTCTGATGCAGAAATCGAAAGAATGAAAAAAGAAGCAGAAGAAAATGCAGCAGCAGATGCGAAGAGAAAAGAAGATGTAGAAACCATCAATAAAGCAGATGGAATGATTTTCCAAACAGAAAAACAATTAAAAGAATTTGGAGAAAAATTATCTGCAGATAAAAAAGCAGCAATCGAAGCAGCTCACACAGAATTGAAAGCTGCTTATGAAACCAAAGATGCAGATGCGATTAAACCTAAGTTAGAAGCATTAGACGCAGCTTGGATGGCCGCTTCAGAAGAATTGTACAAAGCAACTCAAGAAGCACAACCGCAACCTGAACAAACACAAGGTAACGCTGGCGAAAATGTACAAGATGCAGATTTCGAAGAAGTCAAGTAAGGACTGATTAAAATCAATTAAAATAAATGAGTAAATCGCTGTAAATGTAATATTTACGGCGATTTTTATTTTTAACAATTTTTGAAAAATGCTTGTTTTTAATCGTTTTTTATCATATTTTCGTACCATATTTGTACCGCGCTTAATAAGTAGATAATGTGCGTCTTAAAAAGGTTTATTATATCTTAATGAATCTTAAAAGGCGATAATATTAAAAAAAATTGTTTTATGGGCTTTAGTAAATTGAAAATCCCAAGAATTTGTGAATTTTGTGAAAATCCGTTTGAGGCAAAAACTGTTACTACGCGTTTCTGTTGTAAGGCTTGTGCTGACAAATCTGCAAAAAAACAAAAGCGATTAGCTAAAGAAATGGAAGCTAGACAAAATTTGTTGGAGATAGCAAAAGCTAAAATTATAGAAATTCAGGCTCGACCTTATATTTCGGTAAGTGAAGCCGCTCAACTATTTGGTATGTCAAAAGATACGGTTCATAGGTTAATAAAAAGCAAAAGGATTTCCGCATATAATTTTGGGCAGAGGCTTACACGTGTTAGCAAAACTGATTTAGAAGAAATGTTTAGTAAGGTTTTGGTCGTTAAATCCTCTGATAAAGAAGTAATCAAAAAAGATTATAAAATAGAAGATTGCTACACTTTATCAGAAGTTTCAAAAAAATTTAACGCTAATCCATCAACTGTTACTAGTGTTATTAGGAAAAACAATATTCCAAAAAAGAAAGTTGGGAGTTTTGTATATGTTCCTAAAAAACTAATTGATGAAATATTTGACGGCAAATGAAAGAACTTTTAAAAACTAAAGTCACCGTAAGGTTAAGAAAAGCAGAAAACCGAAAAGAATGGTACATCTATTTGGAGAGTTATCCTGTGATGATTTCGGGAAAGAAAAATCCACAAAGAATTCGTGAGTATCTAAACCGAAGTGTAACAACAGTAGAATTTGATAAGAAAAGACCTGCAAAAACTACTCAAAATTCAATTTCATATAAACCTAAAAGAGACGATAATGGCATCATAGTTTGCAAAAGTGAAAACGATAGAGAAACTATGTTTTATGCAGATTCAGTAAGGAAATTAAGACAAAAAGAATATGATAATATTGATCTCTACAGCGAATTAGATAGTATTCAAGCAGAACAAAAAGAAAAATCACAGGAAAATTTTGTTAAATATTTCGAAGCATTAATCAAAAGACGACACAAAAATAATTCTGAATCAATTAAGATAAATTGGGAAAGAGCAATTGACTTTTTAATTTATTATGAAGGTTCTGAAATCCCTTTTTCTAAAATTGATATTAAATTTTGTGAGAATTTTAAAACCTTTCTTTTGAATGCACCTCGCGGTGGAAATAAAAATGGGAAATTATCTCAAAATAGTGCATCAACTTATTTTTCTGTTTTTAAAGCTGCGTTGAAACAAGCTTTCATTGATGGTTATTTTACGACAGATATTGCTGCAAAAATAAAAGGAATTCCAAGTGAAGAATCAAGAAGAGAATATTTAACAATTGATGAACTGAATACTTTAGTTGCTACTCCTTGTGAAAATGATATTCTGAAGCGTGCCGCACTTTTTTCTGCATTAACAGGTTTGCGACATTCTGATATTCAAAAACTGAAGTGGAATGAAATAAGTTTAGATAACAATCAACCGAGAATTAATTTCACTCAAAAAAAGACAAAAGGTGTAGAATATATGCCGATCTCTCAACAGGCTTTAGAAATTTGCGGAGAACCAAAATCGCCAAATGATTTGGTTTTTGAAAATTTAACCAATCCAGCATGGATTAATCGACCATTAAAGACTTGGGTTGCAAAAGCAGGAATCAATAAAAACATCACTTTTCACTGCTTTCGTCACACTTTTGCTACTTTGCAACTTTCAAGCGGTACTGATATTTATACAGTGAGCAAAATGCTTGGTCATACGAATGTGAAGACTACACAAGTCTATGCAAAAGTGATTGATGAAAAGAAAAATAGAGCGGCGGAAGCGATACAATTAAAATCTTTAAAAAATCAATCTGAATGAAAATAAAGTACTTTGAATATATCGCTATTTGTTTGTCAGTTTTTCTAGCTTGCATATTCATAGGTAATGCTGCTAGAGAATATTCTATTAGAAATGGAGCAGATGAATTTACAATTAATTTGTTTTTCTGGGGAGGTATTGGTTTGGGTGTATTAATATTCGTATTTGTAATTTTATTTCTTGAACCAATAGTAAATTGGATAGTAAAACGTTTTTTAAACAATTCAAAATCCAAATTAGTTGAAGAACAAGAAGACGATTCAAAGAATATCCAAATAGTTAATTCTACGGAGAATTTTGAATTTAATGAAAAACACATGCAAAGTTTCCCAAATATTATCGAAGAAGAACCAGCTTTTGAAGTTGAAAAAAAAATATCCGAAACAATATTGGAAAATGAAGAACCTATTGAAATATCTGATATTGAAAAAATAAGAATTAAGGCAAAATCTGAAAGTGAAAAAATCGTACAGGAAAAGCTGGGTTTTATTGTTCAATACACTAAAGAAAAATTTGCACCATACTTTTCGGATGAAGAAATCAATAGATTTAGCATTTATTTAATAGAATTTTTGAAAGATAGTAAGATTGATACTATTACTCCAATAAGAGTGAATACTCTTAAAACGATTGATCTAATGCATTTCGGATGGAATGTGTGGCATCATTATAGAGGAAACAATCAGAGAAAAGATGTCGCTAAATTTTTGAAAATTGTTTTTTCTGAAAGTTTTAAAGAAATGGAAGAATCAACAATAGAAAAATTACTCTCTTCGAGAAAAGAGGAAGGATTAATAAAAATTGAAGATAACCTCCTTTAGTAAAGGAAAATACAATTAATATTGAGCAGAAAACCATTTATGTTATTAGTATGATTTAAACATTCTTTATCATACAAAAAACATACATATAACATAAATTATCATTGCACTATAACAATCATAAACGATAATTATGGACGTAAATGAAATT contains the following coding sequences:
- the dnaK gene encoding molecular chaperone DnaK — its product is MSKIIGIDLGTTNSCVAVMEGKDPVVIPNAEGKRTTPSIVAFTEDGERKVGDPAKRQAVTNPTKTVYSIKRFIGTQFTKDKEEISRVPYAVVAGPNDTVKVKIDDREYTAQEISAMILQKMKKTAEDFLGQEVTRAVITVPAYFNDAQRQATKEAGEIAGLKVERIINEPTAAALAYGLDKVGKKDLNVVVFDCGGGTHDVSVLEMYEVDGNASFEVKATDGDTHLGGDDFDNVIIDWMADEFKSEEGVDLKSDAIALQRLKEAAEKAKIELSSSTQTEINLPYITATATGPKHLVKTLTRAKFEQLAHDLIQRTIEPCKTALRNAGMSTSDIDEIILVGGSTRIPAVQEAVEKFFGKAPSKGVNPDEVVAIGAAIQGGVLTGDVKDVLLLDVTPLSLGIETMGSVFTKLIEANTTIPTKKSEVFSTASDNQPAVTIRVGQGERPMFNDNKEIGRFDLVDIPPAPRGVPQIEVTFDIDANGILHVSAKDKGTGKEQSIKIQASSGLSDAEIERMKKEAEENAAADAKRKEDVETINKADGMIFQTEKQLKEFGEKLSADKKAAIEAAHTELKAAYETKDADAIKPKLEALDAAWMAASEELYKATQEAQPQPEQTQGNAGENVQDADFEEVK
- a CDS encoding helix-turn-helix domain-containing protein, which produces MGFSKLKIPRICEFCENPFEAKTVTTRFCCKACADKSAKKQKRLAKEMEARQNLLEIAKAKIIEIQARPYISVSEAAQLFGMSKDTVHRLIKSKRISAYNFGQRLTRVSKTDLEEMFSKVLVVKSSDKEVIKKDYKIEDCYTLSEVSKKFNANPSTVTSVIRKNNIPKKKVGSFVYVPKKLIDEIFDGK
- a CDS encoding site-specific integrase is translated as MKELLKTKVTVRLRKAENRKEWYIYLESYPVMISGKKNPQRIREYLNRSVTTVEFDKKRPAKTTQNSISYKPKRDDNGIIVCKSENDRETMFYADSVRKLRQKEYDNIDLYSELDSIQAEQKEKSQENFVKYFEALIKRRHKNNSESIKINWERAIDFLIYYEGSEIPFSKIDIKFCENFKTFLLNAPRGGNKNGKLSQNSASTYFSVFKAALKQAFIDGYFTTDIAAKIKGIPSEESRREYLTIDELNTLVATPCENDILKRAALFSALTGLRHSDIQKLKWNEISLDNNQPRINFTQKKTKGVEYMPISQQALEICGEPKSPNDLVFENLTNPAWINRPLKTWVAKAGINKNITFHCFRHTFATLQLSSGTDIYTVSKMLGHTNVKTTQVYAKVIDEKKNRAAEAIQLKSLKNQSE